From a single Dehalococcoidia bacterium genomic region:
- a CDS encoding histidine--tRNA ligase family protein, producing the protein MGEPLRCRGMYDLLPADMERFRWAEEVFRRTCLAWGYHEVRTPTVEHLFLFTATGTLTPQALGRVYSFLDWDGWSGERVVLRPEGTIPTARLYVEHLSGQPLAKLFYVQNVFRFAEGEARREEWQAGVELIGDTQPLGDVELVLVAREVLLSLGLANVTLRVSHPGLVQALLAKLDLPAEERLRLYDGILEGDAEALARVRERIPELGAPPELLLTEEGQGLAYLRNLRSVFLPALPDLGAPLDELETVVSALEGLGLTPTVSGALVRHFEYYTGPVFRFQVGDRLVGAGGRYDSLIGLLGGRDVPASGFALYMGELLDLLTPPQRGDGQVVWVEAPGRSPQEIAEAFRAVRLLREWGRQAQVVLSPDQAGAPRLRLAEGRYAVVLADGRELGAADLERALALLTQGESRA; encoded by the coding sequence ATGGGCGAGCCCCTGCGCTGTCGCGGCATGTACGACCTCCTGCCGGCCGACATGGAGCGCTTCCGGTGGGCGGAGGAGGTCTTTCGCCGCACTTGCCTGGCCTGGGGATACCACGAGGTGCGCACCCCGACAGTCGAGCATCTGTTCCTCTTCACCGCTACTGGCACCCTCACGCCACAGGCGCTGGGCCGCGTCTACTCCTTCCTGGACTGGGACGGCTGGAGCGGCGAACGGGTCGTGTTGCGCCCCGAGGGCACCATCCCCACCGCTCGCCTCTACGTGGAGCATCTGTCGGGGCAGCCGCTGGCCAAGCTCTTCTACGTCCAGAACGTGTTTCGCTTTGCGGAGGGCGAGGCGCGACGAGAGGAATGGCAGGCAGGCGTGGAGCTCATCGGCGACACGCAGCCGCTGGGGGACGTGGAGCTGGTGCTGGTGGCCCGGGAGGTCTTGTTGTCGTTAGGGTTAGCCAATGTGACACTGAGGGTGTCGCACCCCGGGCTGGTCCAGGCGTTGCTCGCCAAGCTGGACCTTCCGGCCGAGGAGCGGCTCCGCCTCTACGACGGCATTCTGGAGGGCGATGCCGAGGCCCTGGCCCGCGTCCGCGAGCGGATTCCCGAACTGGGCGCACCGCCAGAACTGCTGCTGACAGAGGAGGGGCAGGGCCTCGCTTACCTGCGCAACCTGCGCTCCGTGTTCCTCCCTGCCCTGCCCGACCTGGGAGCGCCTCTGGACGAGCTGGAGACGGTGGTATCGGCCCTGGAAGGGCTGGGCCTGACGCCTACTGTGTCGGGGGCACTGGTGCGCCACTTCGAGTACTACACGGGGCCCGTCTTCCGCTTCCAGGTGGGCGATCGGTTGGTGGGGGCCGGCGGCCGCTACGACTCCCTCATCGGGCTTCTGGGCGGCCGCGACGTCCCGGCCTCCGGCTTCGCCCTCTATATGGGAGAGCTGCTGGACCTGCTGACTCCGCCCCAGCGCGGCGATGGCCAGGTTGTGTGGGTGGAGGCTCCGGGGCGAAGCCCGCAGGAGATAGCGGAGGCCTTCCGGGCCGTGCGCCTGCTACGGGAGTGGGGGCGGCAGGCCCAGGTGGTCCTGTCGCCCGACCAGGCGGGCGCCCCGCGTCTGCGACTGGCCGAGGGCCGCTACGCCGTCGTCCTGGCGGACGGACGCGAGCTGGGTGCTGCCGACCTGGAGCGGGCGCTGGCCCTCCTGACCCAAGGGGAGAGCCGAGCTTGA
- a CDS encoding nodulation protein NfeD, with translation MNRRWARSLRLVSLLALLLGMASACAGPEAEPGAVHVLTAQGNVGPVMARYIDRGIDHAEDEGAAAVVIQLDTPGGLLTSMDDIVKRVLAARVPVVVYVWPPGGRAASAGTFIVMAAHVAAMAPGTSIGAAAPVSLGGESDETLRDKATNDAAARIRDIALLRGRNADWAEAAVREAASASSDEALRIGVVDMVAPSLSDLLRRLDGRQVTLQDGSTVTLRTASAPVVSNGISLAERALDLLADPNIALLLLSLGTLALAYEIFNPGAIFPGVFGIIAIILGFFALTVIPFNWAGLALVLVGLALLVLEGFITSHGVLGIGGAISLVLGALFLTGGNPRFAGPDIEVNRWLVIGLASALGLFFAFVATNVVRARRQPALMGPETMVGRRAVARSPLNPSGFVLVDGEYWQAEAEDGDVQPGETVVVTAREGLRLRVRRASTAQEGGNEA, from the coding sequence ATGAACAGGCGGTGGGCCCGTTCCCTGAGGCTGGTCTCCCTGCTGGCGTTGCTGCTGGGCATGGCCTCGGCCTGCGCCGGCCCCGAGGCGGAGCCGGGGGCCGTCCATGTCCTCACTGCCCAGGGCAACGTGGGGCCGGTAATGGCCCGCTACATCGACCGCGGCATCGACCACGCCGAGGACGAAGGCGCAGCGGCCGTCGTCATCCAGCTGGACACTCCCGGCGGCCTCCTCACGTCGATGGACGACATAGTCAAGCGAGTTCTGGCCGCCCGTGTGCCGGTGGTGGTCTACGTGTGGCCACCGGGCGGCAGGGCCGCCTCGGCCGGGACGTTCATCGTTATGGCCGCCCATGTGGCAGCCATGGCCCCCGGCACCAGCATCGGCGCCGCCGCCCCCGTCTCTCTGGGCGGCGAGAGCGACGAAACCCTCAGGGACAAGGCCACCAACGACGCTGCCGCCCGCATCCGCGACATCGCCCTCCTGCGCGGCCGCAATGCCGATTGGGCGGAGGCAGCGGTGCGGGAGGCCGCTTCGGCCAGTTCCGACGAGGCCCTCCGCATCGGCGTGGTGGACATGGTGGCCCCGAGCCTGAGCGACCTGCTGCGCAGGCTGGACGGCCGCCAGGTGACCCTCCAGGATGGCAGCACGGTGACCCTCAGGACCGCCTCGGCGCCGGTGGTCAGCAACGGCATCAGCCTGGCCGAGCGGGCCCTGGACCTCCTGGCCGACCCCAACATCGCCCTCCTGTTGCTGTCCCTGGGGACCCTGGCCCTGGCCTACGAGATCTTCAACCCGGGCGCCATCTTCCCGGGGGTGTTCGGCATCATCGCCATCATTCTGGGCTTCTTCGCGCTGACGGTGATCCCCTTCAACTGGGCAGGCCTGGCGCTGGTGCTGGTAGGGCTGGCCTTGCTGGTGCTGGAGGGTTTCATCACCAGCCACGGAGTGTTGGGGATAGGCGGGGCCATCAGCCTGGTGCTGGGCGCCCTGTTCCTGACCGGCGGCAACCCCCGCTTCGCCGGGCCGGACATAGAGGTCAACCGCTGGCTGGTCATCGGCCTGGCGAGCGCCCTGGGGCTTTTCTTCGCCTTCGTGGCCACCAACGTCGTCCGGGCACGGCGCCAGCCGGCCCTCATGGGGCCCGAGACGATGGTAGGGCGTCGGGCGGTAGCCCGCTCGCCCCTCAACCCCAGCGGCTTCGTGCTGGTGGACGGCGAATACTGGCAGGCCGAGGCCGAGGACGGCGATGTTCAGCCAGGCGAGACGGTAGTGGTCACCGCCCGCGAGGGCCTGCGCCTCAGGGTGCGCAGGGCATCCACCGCTCAGGAAGGAGGTAACGAAGCATGA
- a CDS encoding slipin family protein: MAIRIVQEYERGVIFRLGRLVGARGPGLFFIIPFVERMIKVDLRIVTMDVPRQEAITRDNVTVRVDAVVYFRVVNPEDAVVKVADYIRATALIAQTTLRNVIGQSDLDDLLSRREQVNQRLQQMIDEATEPWGVKVTAVEVRDVNLAPEMIRAIARQAEAERERRAKVINAEGEFQAAQRLSEAAMVMAQNPISVQLRFLQTLSEISTERNSTVVFPIPIDLLSIFYDRLQAAGRPATPNQGSS, translated from the coding sequence ATGGCCATCCGCATCGTGCAGGAATACGAGCGGGGCGTCATCTTCCGGCTGGGAAGGCTGGTGGGCGCCCGCGGCCCCGGCCTCTTCTTCATCATTCCCTTCGTGGAGCGGATGATTAAGGTCGACCTGCGCATCGTCACCATGGACGTCCCGCGGCAGGAGGCCATCACCCGCGACAACGTGACGGTGCGGGTGGACGCCGTGGTCTACTTCCGAGTAGTGAACCCGGAGGACGCGGTGGTAAAGGTGGCCGACTACATACGCGCCACCGCCCTCATCGCCCAGACCACCCTCCGCAACGTCATCGGCCAGTCGGACCTGGACGACCTCCTCTCCCGCCGCGAGCAGGTCAACCAGCGCCTTCAGCAGATGATCGACGAGGCCACCGAGCCCTGGGGCGTCAAGGTGACGGCGGTGGAGGTGCGCGACGTGAACCTGGCCCCGGAGATGATCCGTGCCATCGCGCGTCAGGCCGAGGCCGAACGGGAGCGGCGCGCCAAGGTGATCAATGCCGAGGGCGAGTTCCAGGCCGCCCAGCGCCTGTCGGAGGCGGCCATGGTCATGGCCCAGAACCCCATCAGCGTGCAGCTGCGCTTCCTGCAGACCCTGTCGGAAATCTCCACCGAACGCAACAGCACGGTGGTCTTCCCTATACCCATCGACCTGCTCAGCATCTTCTACGACCGTCTGCAGGCGGCGGGCCGACCGGCGACGCCGAACCAGGGGTCGTCCTGA
- a CDS encoding aspartate 1-decarboxylase, with amino-acid sequence MRVLLKSKVHRARVTDANLDYEGSITLDQELMEAADILPYEQVHVLDVTNGARLVTYAIPGRRGSGEVCINGAAAHLVKTGDIVIVLTYATMTEEEARNHHPRLVYVDEENRIVRVAQEIAVH; translated from the coding sequence GTGCGCGTCCTGCTCAAGAGCAAGGTGCACCGCGCCCGCGTCACCGACGCCAACCTGGACTACGAGGGTTCCATCACTCTCGACCAGGAGCTGATGGAGGCCGCCGACATACTCCCCTACGAGCAGGTGCACGTCCTGGACGTCACCAACGGCGCCCGCCTGGTCACCTATGCCATACCGGGACGCCGTGGCTCGGGCGAGGTCTGCATCAATGGCGCTGCCGCCCACCTGGTGAAGACGGGCGACATCGTCATCGTCCTCACCTACGCGACCATGACGGAGGAGGAGGCCCGCAACCACCACCCCCGCCTGGTCTATGTAGACGAGGAGAACCGCATCGTGAGGGTGGCCCAGGAGATAGCCGTCCATTGA
- the panB gene encoding 3-methyl-2-oxobutanoate hydroxymethyltransferase, which produces MKRRGEKIVMLTAYDYSTARFLDEAGVHVLLVGDSLGMVMLGYETTLPVTMDEMLHHVKAVVRGSRRAHVVADMPFLSYQTAPEDALRNAGRFLKEAGAQSVKLEGGAEVAPIVRRLVQAGIPVMGHLGLTPQSIHQFGGYRVQGKTREAAARLLRDALTLEEAGAYAIVLETVPAPLARAISERLKIPTIGIGAGPWCDGQVQVVHDILGLYPDMVPKHAKQYARLGEAIREAVAAYLREVQEGAFPGPEHSHDMDEAVLAEVLELAAAS; this is translated from the coding sequence ATGAAGAGGCGGGGCGAGAAGATCGTCATGCTCACCGCCTACGATTACTCCACTGCCCGCTTCCTGGACGAGGCTGGGGTGCACGTGCTCCTGGTGGGCGACAGCCTGGGGATGGTGATGCTGGGCTACGAGACCACCCTGCCCGTGACCATGGACGAAATGCTGCACCACGTCAAGGCAGTGGTGCGAGGCAGCCGACGCGCCCACGTGGTAGCCGACATGCCCTTCCTCAGCTACCAGACTGCCCCCGAGGACGCCCTGCGCAACGCCGGTCGCTTCCTGAAGGAGGCGGGTGCCCAGTCGGTGAAGCTGGAAGGCGGCGCGGAGGTGGCCCCCATCGTCCGCCGCCTGGTGCAGGCGGGCATACCGGTCATGGGGCATCTGGGCCTCACCCCACAGTCCATCCACCAGTTCGGGGGCTACCGCGTCCAGGGCAAGACCCGGGAGGCCGCTGCCCGGCTCCTGCGGGACGCCCTGACCCTGGAGGAGGCGGGCGCCTACGCCATCGTCCTGGAGACGGTGCCTGCCCCTCTGGCCCGGGCCATCAGCGAGCGTCTGAAGATACCCACCATCGGCATCGGCGCCGGCCCCTGGTGCGACGGCCAAGTCCAGGTGGTCCACGACATCCTCGGCCTCTACCCCGACATGGTGCCCAAGCACGCCAAGCAGTATGCCCGTCTGGGGGAGGCCATTCGCGAGGCCGTGGCCGCATACCTGCGGGAGGTGCAAGAGGGGGCCTTCCCCGGCCCTGAGCACAGCCACGACATGGACGAGGCGGTCCTGGCCGAGGTGCTGGAGCTGGCTGCCGCCTCCTGA
- the panC gene encoding pantoate--beta-alanine ligase yields MRVVRSLGEMRQARAALQGIVGFVPTMGYLHEGHLSLVRRARAECHHVVVSIFVNPTQFGPSEDYQRYPRDEARDLAMLEAEGVDVAFLPSAGEMYPPGFCTWVEVQGPLTERLEGASRPGHFRGVATVVLKLFNLVQPHRAYFGEKDAQQLRVIRRMVADLNLPVEIVPCPTVREPDGLAMSSRNVYLSPEERQQALALSRALELARRLVREEGLRDAAELRQRLESFLRCSPGVELDYVSVAHPETLAELERIEGPALVLLAARVGPARLIDNALIEP; encoded by the coding sequence ATGCGCGTTGTCCGCAGCCTGGGCGAGATGCGGCAGGCCCGTGCTGCCCTGCAGGGCATCGTGGGCTTCGTCCCCACCATGGGCTACCTGCACGAGGGGCACCTGTCGCTGGTGCGCCGCGCCCGTGCCGAGTGCCACCATGTGGTGGTGAGCATCTTCGTCAACCCCACCCAGTTCGGCCCCAGCGAGGACTATCAGCGCTATCCCCGCGACGAGGCGCGAGACCTGGCGATGCTGGAAGCCGAGGGGGTGGACGTGGCCTTCCTCCCCTCTGCCGGGGAGATGTATCCTCCCGGGTTCTGCACCTGGGTGGAGGTCCAGGGCCCCCTGACGGAGCGCCTGGAGGGGGCCAGCAGACCGGGCCACTTCCGTGGCGTGGCCACCGTGGTGCTGAAGCTCTTCAACCTGGTACAGCCTCACCGCGCTTATTTCGGCGAGAAGGACGCTCAACAGCTCAGGGTCATTCGCCGCATGGTGGCAGACCTGAACCTGCCCGTGGAGATAGTGCCCTGCCCCACCGTGCGAGAGCCTGACGGTCTGGCCATGTCCAGCCGCAACGTCTACCTCTCGCCCGAGGAGCGCCAGCAGGCCCTGGCCCTGTCCCGTGCCCTGGAGCTGGCCCGCCGCCTGGTGCGAGAGGAGGGGTTGCGCGACGCCGCCGAGCTGAGGCAGCGGCTGGAAAGCTTCCTCCGCTGCTCGCCCGGGGTAGAGCTGGACTACGTTAGCGTCGCCCACCCCGAGACGCTGGCCGAGCTGGAGCGCATCGAGGGGCCGGCGCTGGTCCTGCTGGCGGCCCGCGTCGGCCCCGCCCGCCTCATCGACAACGCCCTCATCGAGCCGTAA
- a CDS encoding YebC/PmpR family DNA-binding transcriptional regulator: MGGHSHWSQIKRQKWANDAKRGQLFSKLVREITVAAREGGPDPDLNPRLRLAIERAREQNMPLDTIERAIKRATGADEEASQYQEVRFEGYGPGGVAIMIDALTDNRNRTVSEVRQVLTRNGGSLGEAGCVSWQFESRGVIVIEADSGQDSDELALLAIDAGAEDVKVEDGRIEVYTAPSELAQVRDSLQERGVRVVSAELTMLPKTSVPLDEKTAVQVLKLLDALEELEDVQRVYSNAEFPDSVLMEYASR; encoded by the coding sequence ATGGGTGGACACTCTCACTGGTCCCAGATCAAGCGCCAGAAGTGGGCCAACGATGCCAAGCGGGGCCAGCTCTTCTCCAAGCTGGTGCGGGAGATAACGGTGGCTGCTCGCGAGGGAGGCCCCGACCCTGACCTGAATCCCCGCCTGCGCCTGGCCATCGAGCGCGCCCGCGAGCAGAACATGCCCCTGGACACCATCGAGCGGGCCATCAAGCGGGCCACCGGCGCTGACGAGGAGGCCTCCCAGTACCAGGAGGTGCGCTTCGAGGGCTACGGCCCTGGCGGCGTAGCCATCATGATCGATGCCCTGACCGACAATCGCAACCGCACCGTGTCGGAGGTCCGGCAGGTCCTCACCCGCAACGGCGGCAGCCTGGGCGAGGCCGGCTGCGTATCCTGGCAGTTCGAAAGCCGTGGCGTCATCGTCATCGAGGCCGATAGCGGGCAGGACAGCGATGAACTGGCCCTGCTGGCCATCGACGCCGGCGCCGAGGACGTCAAAGTGGAGGACGGCCGCATCGAGGTCTACACCGCCCCCTCCGAGCTCGCCCAGGTGAGGGACTCGCTCCAGGAGCGCGGGGTCAGGGTGGTCTCGGCCGAGCTGACTATGCTCCCCAAGACCAGCGTCCCGCTGGACGAGAAGACGGCTGTGCAGGTGCTGAAGCTCCTGGACGCCCTCGAGGAGCTGGAGGACGTGCAGCGGGTCTACTCCAACGCCGAGTTCCCCGACTCGGTGCTCATGGAGTACGCCAGCCGCTGA
- the ruvC gene encoding crossover junction endodeoxyribonuclease RuvC, with the protein MAPEGQPLRVLGIDPGSLVTGYGLVVASGGGLQAGPYGVWRLPSRLPLPLRLRDLYEAISEAIAELQPHEMAVEDFYVGQVRAAITIGQVRAMALLAAAQAGLPVALYRPLEVKRAVATYGLGDKSQVANMVRALLDLPQTPTPTDATDALAVAICHCLRRSASAALGLATGGRA; encoded by the coding sequence GTGGCCCCGGAAGGGCAGCCCCTGCGGGTGCTGGGCATCGACCCAGGTAGCCTCGTGACCGGGTACGGTCTGGTGGTAGCCTCCGGAGGGGGCCTCCAGGCTGGGCCCTACGGCGTCTGGCGCCTCCCCAGCCGACTGCCCCTGCCCCTGCGCCTCAGAGATCTCTACGAGGCCATCTCGGAGGCCATCGCCGAGCTTCAGCCCCACGAAATGGCGGTGGAGGACTTCTACGTCGGCCAGGTGAGGGCAGCCATCACCATCGGACAGGTGCGCGCCATGGCCCTGCTGGCAGCGGCCCAGGCTGGCCTGCCCGTGGCTTTGTACCGCCCTCTGGAGGTGAAGCGGGCAGTGGCGACTTATGGCCTCGGCGACAAGTCCCAGGTGGCCAACATGGTGCGCGCTCTCCTCGACCTGCCGCAGACCCCCACGCCGACCGACGCCACCGATGCCCTGGCGGTGGCCATCTGCCACTGCCTGCGGCGTTCGGCCTCGGCGGCCCTGGGGCTGGCGACGGGGGGAAGAGCATGA
- the ruvA gene encoding Holliday junction branch migration protein RuvA, with the protein MSPIARLQGEVTEKGPGWLVIQVGGIGLQVTVPLPLAASAREGERVSLFTHLLVREDGIDLYGFSSARERELFETLLGVSGVGPRSALALLSALGPDALSEAIEQGDADALARAPGVGRKLAGRIVLELRGKLAAPSVPADQQELVQALQALGYSREEAREALRSADLPADAPLEEKLRAVLSRLAR; encoded by the coding sequence ATGAGCCCCATCGCCCGCCTACAGGGCGAGGTGACGGAGAAGGGGCCGGGATGGCTGGTGATCCAGGTGGGGGGCATCGGCCTGCAGGTGACGGTGCCGCTGCCGCTAGCCGCATCGGCCCGGGAGGGTGAGAGGGTTTCCCTCTTCACCCATCTGCTGGTGAGGGAAGACGGCATCGACCTCTATGGGTTCTCCAGCGCCCGCGAGCGCGAGCTGTTCGAGACGCTGTTGGGCGTCAGCGGCGTGGGCCCCAGGTCTGCCCTGGCCCTCCTCTCGGCCCTGGGGCCCGATGCCCTGTCCGAGGCCATCGAGCAGGGCGATGCCGATGCGCTGGCCCGCGCCCCTGGAGTGGGACGGAAGCTGGCAGGGCGCATCGTCCTCGAGCTGCGAGGGAAGCTGGCCGCCCCCTCGGTTCCGGCCGACCAGCAAGAGCTGGTGCAGGCGCTACAGGCCCTGGGCTACAGCCGCGAAGAGGCCCGGGAGGCCCTGCGCTCCGCCGACCTCCCCGCCGACGCGCCCCTGGAAGAAAAGCTACGGGCTGTTCTCAGCCGACTGGCCCGCTGA
- a CDS encoding YkvA family protein, whose amino-acid sequence MSRSMPAATLGRRILSLSLRDKGRLLWALVRDRRTGLLPKLVLLGLAAYLASPIDLVPDFIPVAGHLDDALVAIAALLVLRLLVPRPVLLEHLERLEREAPGLRE is encoded by the coding sequence GTGAGCCGCTCGATGCCTGCTGCCACCCTCGGCCGTCGCATCCTGTCGCTGTCGCTGCGGGACAAGGGACGCCTCTTATGGGCACTGGTCCGTGACCGTCGCACCGGCCTCCTCCCCAAGCTGGTGCTGCTGGGCCTGGCAGCCTACCTGGCCAGCCCCATCGACCTGGTGCCCGACTTCATCCCCGTCGCCGGCCACCTCGACGATGCCCTCGTGGCCATCGCGGCCCTTCTGGTCCTGCGCCTGCTGGTGCCCCGGCCAGTGTTGCTGGAGCACCTGGAGCGCCTGGAGAGGGAGGCGCCCGGCCTCAGAGAATGA
- the uvrB gene encoding excinuclease ABC subunit UvrB has translation MTAFELVAPFQMTGDQPQAVEKLLEGLRKGYKHQTLLGVTGSGKTFTMANVIARWGRPTLVISPNKTLAAQLYAEFREFFPHNAVEYFVSYYDYYQPEAYIPRTDTYIAKDADINEEIDKLRHAATRALFTRRDVIIVASVSCIYGLGEPSEYYEFVLRLRKGEHSNRQRVLRRLVDMQYERNDYNLVRGKFRLRGDSLTIMPAYEELAVRIDFWGDEVERILQIDPLTGEVLGELDEIEIYPAKHFVTSQDKLEAAIRDIERELEERVEWFRQQGKLLEAQRLWERTRYDIECLREQGYCAGIENYACHLARRHRPKNTWAEACGSTPWTLLDYFPDDYLMIIDESHLAIPQIRGMYNGDVARKQTLADYGFRLPSAVDNRPLSFQEFLGHINQVIYVSATPGPWEYEVSEQVVEQLVRPTGIPDPEVEVRPTRGQIDDLLHEIRLRVERGERALVTTLTKKMAENLADYLQEMGIKTHYLHSEIETLERVEILRDLRLGVYDVVVGINLLREGLDLPEVSLVAILDADKEGYLRSEWSLIQTMGRAARHVNGKVIMYADTITESMRKAIEETERRRRVQLEYNARHGIRPESIRKAVRDLTDRVRQVAEERPAWRTGPLPKDELARLIKDLERQMKEAARNLEFEKAALLRDQIFELRRELLGDEEGLKIISSLRKGRS, from the coding sequence ATGACCGCTTTTGAGCTCGTGGCGCCCTTCCAGATGACGGGCGACCAGCCCCAGGCAGTCGAAAAGCTGCTGGAGGGGCTGCGCAAGGGCTACAAGCACCAGACCCTCCTGGGGGTCACCGGCTCCGGCAAGACCTTCACCATGGCCAACGTCATCGCCCGCTGGGGACGGCCCACCCTGGTCATCTCCCCCAACAAGACCCTGGCCGCCCAGCTCTACGCCGAGTTCCGCGAGTTCTTCCCCCACAACGCGGTCGAATACTTCGTCTCCTACTACGACTACTACCAGCCGGAAGCATATATCCCCCGCACCGATACCTACATCGCCAAGGACGCCGACATCAACGAGGAGATCGACAAGCTGCGCCATGCCGCCACCCGGGCGCTCTTCACCCGCCGCGACGTCATCATCGTCGCCTCCGTGTCGTGCATCTACGGCCTGGGCGAGCCCAGCGAGTACTACGAGTTCGTCCTACGTCTGAGGAAAGGGGAACACTCCAACCGTCAGCGGGTGTTGCGGCGGCTGGTGGACATGCAGTACGAACGCAACGACTACAACCTGGTGCGGGGCAAGTTCCGCCTGCGGGGCGACTCCCTCACTATCATGCCCGCCTACGAGGAGCTGGCGGTGCGCATAGACTTCTGGGGCGACGAGGTGGAGCGCATCCTGCAGATAGACCCCCTCACCGGCGAGGTCTTGGGCGAGCTGGATGAGATAGAGATATACCCCGCCAAGCACTTCGTCACCTCCCAGGACAAGCTGGAGGCAGCCATCCGCGACATAGAGCGCGAGCTGGAGGAGAGGGTGGAGTGGTTCCGCCAGCAGGGCAAGCTGCTGGAGGCCCAGCGGCTGTGGGAGCGAACCCGCTACGACATCGAGTGCCTGAGGGAGCAGGGCTACTGCGCCGGCATCGAGAACTACGCCTGTCACCTGGCCCGTCGCCATCGCCCCAAGAACACCTGGGCCGAGGCCTGCGGCTCCACCCCCTGGACCCTGCTGGACTACTTCCCCGACGACTACCTGATGATCATCGACGAGTCGCATCTGGCCATCCCTCAGATCCGGGGGATGTACAACGGCGACGTGGCCCGCAAGCAGACCCTGGCCGACTACGGCTTCCGCCTGCCCTCGGCGGTGGACAACCGCCCTCTCAGCTTCCAGGAGTTCCTGGGACACATCAACCAGGTGATATACGTCTCGGCCACGCCCGGCCCCTGGGAATACGAGGTGTCGGAGCAGGTGGTGGAGCAACTGGTGCGGCCCACCGGCATCCCCGACCCGGAGGTGGAGGTGCGGCCCACCCGGGGCCAGATCGACGACCTGCTACACGAGATACGCCTGCGGGTGGAACGGGGAGAGCGGGCGCTGGTCACCACCCTGACCAAGAAGATGGCCGAGAACCTGGCCGACTACCTGCAGGAGATGGGCATCAAGACCCACTACCTGCACTCGGAGATCGAGACCCTGGAGCGGGTGGAGATACTGCGCGACCTGCGCCTGGGCGTCTACGACGTGGTGGTGGGCATCAACCTGCTCAGGGAGGGTCTGGACCTGCCCGAGGTGAGCCTGGTGGCCATCCTGGACGCCGACAAGGAAGGCTACCTGCGGTCCGAGTGGTCCCTCATCCAGACCATGGGCCGGGCCGCCCGCCACGTCAACGGCAAGGTCATCATGTACGCCGACACCATCACCGAGTCCATGCGCAAGGCCATCGAGGAGACGGAGCGACGCCGCCGCGTCCAGCTGGAATACAACGCCCGACATGGCATCCGCCCCGAGTCCATCCGTAAGGCGGTGCGCGACTTGACCGACCGGGTCCGACAGGTGGCCGAAGAGAGGCCCGCCTGGCGCACCGGCCCCCTGCCCAAGGACGAGCTGGCCCGCCTCATCAAGGACCTGGAGCGGCAGATGAAGGAGGCGGCCCGCAACCTGGAGTTCGAAAAGGCGGCCCTGCTGCGCGACCAGATCTTCGAGCTGCGGCGGGAGCTCTTGGGCGACGAGGAAGGGCTGAAGATCATCTCTTCCCTTCGCAAGGGCCGCAGCTAG